One region of Olleya sp. Hel_I_94 genomic DNA includes:
- a CDS encoding GYDIA family GHMP kinase: MQTFYSHGKLLLTAEYVVLDGAKALAVPTKFGQQLTVESIDKPQITWTSLDHNNAIWFEDIFSLDEIKDGYLSRNPISDRLIQILKVIKQLNPEFLTCKTGFKITTILEFPKNWGLGTSSTLINNLAQWANVDPYQLLNLTFGGSGYDIACAQNSKAIVYQLTDNLPVINILDFKLDFFENLYFIHLNKKQNSRDGIAHYKANKHDLANTIKAINAITSNVIKSETLEDLKNLIEQHETIISTITHQTKVKDNLFSDFNGSIKSLGAWGGDFILVASKTNPTDYFKAKGFNTILNYKDMVL, from the coding sequence ATGCAAACCTTTTATAGTCACGGAAAATTATTACTTACTGCAGAGTATGTTGTACTTGATGGCGCTAAAGCGTTAGCAGTTCCCACTAAATTTGGTCAACAATTAACAGTGGAGTCTATTGATAAACCTCAAATTACATGGACAAGTTTGGACCACAACAACGCCATTTGGTTTGAAGATATATTTAGTTTAGATGAAATTAAAGACGGTTACCTTTCTCGTAATCCCATCTCTGATAGGCTAATTCAAATCCTAAAGGTTATAAAGCAGTTAAACCCTGAATTTTTAACTTGTAAAACAGGTTTTAAAATAACCACAATACTTGAGTTTCCTAAAAATTGGGGATTGGGTACATCCTCTACTTTAATAAATAATTTAGCGCAATGGGCTAACGTAGATCCATACCAATTATTAAACTTAACCTTTGGAGGTAGTGGTTATGATATTGCTTGTGCACAAAATAGTAAAGCTATAGTTTATCAATTAACGGACAACCTACCTGTAATAAATATATTAGACTTTAAACTTGACTTTTTTGAAAACCTATATTTTATTCATTTAAATAAAAAACAAAATAGTCGTGATGGTATTGCACATTATAAAGCTAACAAACACGACTTAGCAAATACAATAAAAGCTATTAATGCAATAACAAGTAATGTTATTAAAAGCGAAACGCTAGAAGATTTAAAAAATTTAATAGAACAGCACGAAACCATTATAAGTACTATAACACATCAAACTAAAGTTAAGGACAACCTTTTTAGCGATTTTAATGGTAGTATAAAAAGTTTGGGTGCTTGGGGAGGCGATTTTATTTTAGTCGCAAGTAAAACCAATCCAACAGACTATTTTAAAGCTAAAGGTTTTAATACTATATTAAACTATAAAGACATGGTCTTATAA
- a CDS encoding peptide MFS transporter has protein sequence MEFKFGGSETNQKTVLGHPSGLFVLFFTEMWERFSYYGMRALLVLFLTKSILEGGWGWEREDATLMYGWYIGLVYLTPIIGGYLADKFLGFRKSVVIGALIMTLGHAAMALEGLTDMFFYIGLVFLILGNGLFKPNISSIVGQLYKGQGKEKDAGYTIFYMGINAGAFLGILLCGYIGEKIGWHYGFGLAGVFMFFGMLQFYFAQKIFGNIGLSPNNSEDLDDTLEHSMEAIGDDVEDVIDDAKSSKVTKDRLTVIGIFALFTVFFWWAFEQAGGSMTIFAADYTDRALSGESATVFNIVNSIITLVPLFVLTWVLGMLFKQTFKKYALSNFFLGFSFLIIWVIVIWMLYREFTSEATEVAASWFSVLNSLFIILFAPVFSKIWESKYNPSGPIKFALGLILVGVGFAALAYGASGIPDGAKSASVSMIWLIIAFLLHTLGELCVSPVGLSYVSKLAPVKLVSMMFGIWFIANFLAGVIGGWTASYMDPIMEDYGLSTFFLIFTLIPIGAGVIMLLLNGKIKRMMHGVQ, from the coding sequence ATGGAATTTAAATTTGGAGGTTCAGAAACCAATCAAAAGACCGTTTTGGGTCATCCGTCTGGATTATTTGTACTCTTTTTTACTGAAATGTGGGAACGATTCTCCTATTATGGGATGCGTGCTTTACTAGTACTGTTTTTAACAAAGTCAATCCTTGAAGGAGGATGGGGTTGGGAGCGTGAAGATGCAACCTTAATGTATGGATGGTATATTGGATTGGTTTATTTAACACCAATAATTGGTGGTTATTTAGCTGATAAATTTTTAGGTTTTAGAAAGTCCGTTGTTATTGGTGCTTTAATAATGACTTTAGGACATGCTGCTATGGCTTTAGAGGGATTAACAGATATGTTTTTTTACATTGGATTAGTCTTTCTTATTTTAGGGAACGGTTTATTTAAGCCAAATATTTCTTCAATTGTTGGTCAATTATATAAAGGTCAAGGAAAAGAGAAAGATGCTGGTTACACCATTTTTTACATGGGAATTAATGCAGGAGCATTTTTAGGTATTCTTTTATGTGGCTACATAGGTGAGAAAATAGGATGGCATTATGGATTTGGATTAGCTGGTGTATTTATGTTTTTTGGAATGTTGCAATTTTACTTTGCACAAAAAATATTTGGTAATATTGGATTATCTCCAAATAATAGTGAGGACCTTGACGATACATTAGAACATTCAATGGAAGCGATTGGAGATGATGTAGAAGATGTTATTGACGATGCTAAGTCGTCTAAAGTTACAAAAGACCGTTTGACTGTAATTGGTATTTTTGCTTTGTTTACAGTATTCTTTTGGTGGGCATTTGAGCAAGCAGGTGGATCTATGACCATTTTTGCAGCAGATTATACAGATCGTGCTTTAAGTGGAGAGTCTGCAACGGTTTTTAATATAGTTAATTCAATTATTACTTTAGTCCCTTTATTTGTGTTAACATGGGTATTAGGAATGCTATTTAAGCAAACTTTTAAAAAGTATGCCTTATCAAATTTTTTCTTAGGATTTAGTTTTTTAATTATTTGGGTGATTGTTATTTGGATGTTATATAGAGAGTTTACTTCTGAAGCTACTGAAGTTGCAGCATCATGGTTCTCTGTATTAAATTCATTATTCATTATATTATTTGCACCAGTATTTTCTAAAATATGGGAAAGCAAATACAACCCATCAGGACCAATTAAATTTGCTTTAGGGTTAATTCTTGTAGGAGTAGGTTTTGCTGCATTAGCATATGGAGCTTCAGGAATCCCAGATGGCGCAAAGTCAGCTTCAGTTAGTATGATTTGGTTAATTATTGCTTTCTTATTGCATACTTTAGGAGAGCTTTGTGTGTCTCCAGTAGGTTTAAGTTATGTTAGTAAATTAGCTCCAGTAAAACTAGTAAGTATGATGTTTGGTATTTGGTTTATTGCAAATTTCTTAGCTGGTGTAATTGGAGGTTGGACAGCAAGTTACATGGATCCAATTATGGAAGATTACGGTTTATCAACATTCTTCTTAATCTTTACTTTAATTCCAATAGGAGCAGGTGTAATTATGCTTTTATTAAATGGTAAGATTAAGCGTATGATGCATGGTGTACAATAA
- a CDS encoding thioredoxin family protein, giving the protein MKNIFLALTLLLTVSSFAQDKINWVTLEEAVELQKKEPRKIMMDAYTAWCGPCKLLDARTFTNKDLIAYVNKYYYAVKFNAEGNEEITFKGKTYKNPSYNPAKAKTRNSSHELSRGLGIRAYPTLLFFDEDAQLISPITGYQTPQALELYLKMFQSNKHKDMKTQADFDAYYKAFKATFKND; this is encoded by the coding sequence ATGAAAAACATATTTTTAGCCCTAACATTGTTATTAACAGTTAGTAGTTTTGCACAAGACAAAATTAACTGGGTAACACTTGAAGAAGCTGTTGAGCTTCAAAAAAAAGAACCTAGAAAAATAATGATGGATGCTTACACAGCTTGGTGTGGTCCATGCAAACTTTTGGATGCTAGAACTTTTACTAATAAAGACCTAATTGCTTACGTAAATAAGTATTATTATGCTGTGAAGTTTAATGCTGAGGGAAATGAAGAAATTACCTTTAAAGGAAAAACATATAAAAACCCGAGTTACAATCCAGCTAAAGCTAAAACTAGAAATTCTAGTCACGAGCTTTCACGTGGTTTAGGGATTAGAGCTTATCCAACGTTGCTATTTTTTGATGAAGATGCGCAATTAATATCTCCAATTACAGGATATCAAACACCACAAGCTTTAGAGTTGTATTTAAAAATGTTTCAGTCTAATAAACATAAAGACATGAAAACTCAAGCAGATTTTGATGCCTATTACAAAGCCTTTAAAGCAACCTTTAAAAACGATTAA
- a CDS encoding S9 family peptidase: MKILRILSLFCFLASTFLTAQNKEFTLDEIWSGTFRTEGLDALHSMSNGQQYSVLNFDRASATTTIDIYDYKTLEKVKTLVSSKDLDLKYFSDYTFSKDENKILLAFEEESIFRRSSLGKYVVYDVSEKSIHSVANHKIQEPTFSPDGKKVAYGYQNNLYVKNLETNDVTQLTFDGKKNKVINGITDWVYEEEFGFVRAFDWNADSNKIAFIRFDESDVPEFSMDVYGKDLYQTQTVFKYPKAGERNAVVSLHLFDLDKNKLEEVKVNKTYNDFYIPRIKWSHDANMLSANYMNRHQNELDLWMIDASQNEAYLVVEEKDKAYIDITDNLTFLKDKTFIWTSEKDGYNHVYHYSKKGKLINQITKGNWEVTEYYGYDSTSDRIFYQSVENGSINRDVYSIKLNGTQKRRLTQNEGTNNADFSANFTYFINTFSSATTPYLYTLNDASTGKVLKTIKDNKDLKETLKAYTISEKEFSTISVNGNDLNMWMIKPANFDANKQYPLFMFQYSGPGSQQVANKWHSANDYWYQMLAQQGYIIACVDGRGTGLKGADFKKVTQNELGKFEVEDQIEAAKLLGARTYVDSSRMGIWGWSYGGFMSSNALFKGNDVFKMAIAVAPVTSWRFYDSIYTERYMTTPQENASGYDNNSPINHVDKLEGDFLLIHGTGDDNVHVQNTMRMVEALVQANKQFEWMIYPDKNHGIYGGNTRLHLYTKMTNFINRTLGDKL; encoded by the coding sequence ATGAAGATTTTAAGAATCCTTTCCCTATTCTGCTTTTTAGCAAGTACATTTTTAACTGCTCAAAATAAGGAATTTACACTTGATGAAATATGGAGTGGTACTTTTAGAACAGAAGGTTTAGACGCCTTACACTCTATGAGTAATGGTCAACAATATTCGGTTTTAAACTTTGATCGCGCAAGTGCTACAACTACAATCGATATTTACGACTATAAGACTTTAGAAAAGGTTAAAACGTTAGTTAGCTCTAAGGATTTAGATTTAAAATATTTTTCTGATTATACCTTTAGTAAGGATGAAAACAAAATACTTTTAGCTTTTGAAGAAGAATCTATTTTTAGACGTTCTTCGTTAGGTAAATATGTAGTGTATGATGTGTCAGAAAAGTCTATCCATAGTGTAGCAAATCATAAAATACAAGAACCAACTTTTTCTCCAGACGGTAAAAAAGTAGCTTACGGTTATCAAAATAATTTATACGTTAAAAATTTAGAAACTAACGACGTTACACAATTAACTTTTGATGGCAAAAAAAACAAAGTAATTAATGGTATTACGGATTGGGTTTATGAGGAGGAATTTGGTTTTGTTAGAGCATTTGATTGGAATGCAGATAGTAACAAAATAGCATTTATTAGATTTGACGAAAGTGATGTACCTGAGTTTTCTATGGACGTTTATGGTAAGGATTTATATCAAACACAAACCGTTTTTAAGTATCCAAAAGCAGGAGAACGTAATGCAGTAGTGTCCTTACATCTTTTTGATTTAGATAAAAATAAATTAGAAGAAGTAAAAGTGAATAAAACTTACAACGACTTTTATATTCCTAGAATTAAATGGTCTCATGACGCTAATATGTTAAGTGCTAATTATATGAATCGTCATCAAAACGAATTAGATTTATGGATGATTGATGCTAGTCAAAACGAAGCGTATTTGGTTGTTGAAGAAAAGGATAAAGCTTACATAGATATTACAGACAATCTAACGTTTTTAAAGGACAAAACCTTTATTTGGACTAGCGAAAAAGATGGTTACAATCATGTGTATCATTATAGCAAAAAAGGAAAGTTAATTAACCAGATTACTAAAGGTAATTGGGAAGTGACAGAGTATTATGGTTATGATAGTACTTCAGATCGTATTTTTTATCAGTCAGTAGAAAACGGTAGTATTAACAGAGACGTTTATTCTATTAAATTAAACGGAACTCAAAAAAGAAGATTAACACAAAACGAAGGCACAAACAATGCAGACTTTAGTGCTAACTTCACTTACTTTATTAATACCTTTTCAAGTGCGACAACGCCATATTTATACACTTTAAATGATGCTAGTACAGGAAAAGTTTTAAAAACCATAAAAGATAATAAAGATTTAAAGGAAACTTTAAAGGCTTATACAATATCTGAAAAAGAGTTTTCTACTATTTCTGTAAACGGAAACGACTTAAATATGTGGATGATTAAACCAGCCAATTTTGATGCTAACAAACAATATCCATTGTTTATGTTTCAATATTCAGGTCCAGGATCTCAACAAGTGGCTAATAAATGGCATAGTGCAAATGACTATTGGTATCAAATGTTGGCGCAACAAGGTTATATTATAGCTTGTGTTGATGGAAGAGGAACAGGTTTAAAAGGCGCAGATTTTAAAAAAGTAACTCAAAATGAATTAGGTAAATTTGAAGTTGAAGACCAAATTGAAGCAGCAAAATTATTAGGAGCACGAACATATGTTGATTCTAGCAGAATGGGAATTTGGGGATGGTCTTATGGTGGATTTATGTCAAGTAATGCGTTATTTAAAGGAAACGATGTGTTTAAAATGGCAATAGCTGTAGCACCTGTAACTAGTTGGAGGTTTTACGACTCTATTTATACAGAGCGTTATATGACTACACCACAAGAAAACGCTAGTGGTTACGATAACAACTCACCAATAAATCATGTAGATAAATTAGAAGGAGACTTTTTATTAATACATGGTACAGGAGACGATAACGTACACGTACAAAATACAATGCGTATGGTTGAAGCTTTAGTACAAGCTAATAAGCAATTTGAATGGATGATATATCCAGACAAAAACCATGGTATTTATGGAGGTAATACAAGATTGCATTTATATACAAAAATGACAAACTTTATCAATCGTACTTTAGGCGATAAACTTTAA
- a CDS encoding hydroxymethylglutaryl-CoA reductase, degradative: MSTLVSGFSKLSKAEKINWLIKNHLSAYKDAETILKQYWNSDQKLQQLHDEFIENTITNYFLPFGIAPNFVINDKIYTIPMTIEESSVVAAASKSAKFWQTRGGFKATVLSTTKIGQVHFTYSGSYSDLKNYFDIIKQQLITDTKSITKNMEKRGGGILDIELRDKTSDLDNYYQLHATFETLDAMGANFINSCLEQFAKTFKTEAEHHLQLPINIVMSILSNYVPECVVRAEVSCKVEALAEKDIDPNTFAEKFVQAVNIAEIEPYRAVTHNKGIMNGIDAVVLATGNDFRAVEAGVHAYAAKDGKYSSLTHAKIEDGIFTFWMEIPLALGTVGGLTSLHPLVKLALQILDQPNAKQLMQIVAVAGLAQNFAALRSLTTTGIQEGHMKMHLMNILNQFEATPSEKEQIVNHFKTNVVTHSAVVKAIENLRQ; encoded by the coding sequence ATGAGCACACTCGTTTCTGGATTTTCTAAATTATCAAAAGCTGAAAAGATTAATTGGCTAATTAAAAATCACCTGTCAGCCTATAAAGATGCTGAGACCATCCTAAAGCAATATTGGAATAGTGATCAAAAGCTACAACAGTTGCACGACGAGTTTATTGAAAACACAATAACTAATTATTTTTTACCCTTTGGAATTGCACCAAATTTTGTTATTAATGACAAGATTTACACCATTCCAATGACAATTGAAGAAAGCTCTGTAGTTGCTGCTGCTAGTAAATCTGCAAAATTCTGGCAAACCAGAGGTGGATTTAAAGCAACCGTTTTATCTACTACTAAAATTGGTCAAGTCCACTTTACATATTCCGGAAGTTATAGTGATTTAAAAAACTATTTTGACATTATAAAACAGCAACTTATAACTGACACCAAATCCATTACTAAAAACATGGAAAAACGTGGTGGTGGTATTTTAGATATTGAGTTAAGAGATAAAACCAGCGATTTAGATAATTACTATCAGTTGCATGCTACTTTTGAAACCTTAGATGCAATGGGAGCAAATTTTATAAACTCTTGTTTAGAACAATTTGCTAAAACATTTAAAACCGAAGCTGAACATCACTTACAATTACCAATAAATATTGTCATGAGTATTTTATCTAATTACGTACCTGAGTGCGTAGTTAGAGCTGAAGTAAGTTGTAAAGTTGAAGCTTTAGCTGAAAAAGACATAGATCCAAATACATTTGCCGAAAAATTTGTACAAGCAGTTAATATTGCAGAAATCGAACCTTATAGAGCTGTTACCCATAACAAAGGTATCATGAATGGGATTGATGCTGTTGTGTTGGCTACAGGTAATGATTTTAGAGCTGTAGAAGCTGGTGTACATGCCTACGCTGCAAAAGACGGAAAATATAGTAGCTTAACGCATGCTAAAATTGAAGATGGCATCTTTACTTTTTGGATGGAAATACCCTTAGCTTTAGGTACTGTTGGCGGTTTAACAAGCTTACATCCTTTAGTCAAACTAGCATTACAAATATTAGACCAACCTAATGCAAAACAATTAATGCAAATTGTAGCTGTTGCAGGATTAGCGCAAAATTTTGCGGCTTTAAGAAGCTTAACCACAACTGGTATACAAGAAGGACACATGAAAATGCATTTAATGAATATTTTAAATCAGTTTGAAGCAACACCTTCTGAGAAAGAACAGATTGTAAATCACTTTAAAACTAACGTAGTTACACATAGTGCTGTTGTAAAAGCTATTGAAAATCTAAGACAGTAA